A segment of the Capnocytophaga sp. ARDL2 genome:
TTACTTTTGCCCTGTTTTGCAAAACAATCAGGGAAAATAAGTCGAACAGATACTTTAAAAACGATAGTAGGCATAAATTATAAAAAATACAAAACATGAAAATTAACATTTTACTTTTAATGTTAGTAGTATTATTTTCAGCTTGTAAAAATGATGATAATAAAAATTACAGTGAAGACCCAGTAATTAATAGTTGGGTAAAAGAAAATAAAAGCAAATTTAAAGGAATTTCACTTGATGAAATTGCGAGTTACAAGGGGGAAGAACAAAGAGCAATATTTCGCTCTCTTACTCCAGAAAACCAAAAACAACTTTGGTTAGAAAAATCAAACAAGTTGCTTGTAATGTATCCTGAACAAAAAGAAATTTTTCAAGATTTTGATAAGTTTTTAAAACAGAAAGATTTTAAAACAGGTTTAGAAAATAATGAAATAGTGTTCTTATTCCAATTAATAGAAAAAGGGAAAAAAGATTATAATTGGGATGAGGAGTTCATAGGCATTACTTTTTGTA
Coding sequences within it:
- a CDS encoding bacteriocin fulvocin C-related protein, producing MKINILLLMLVVLFSACKNDDNKNYSEDPVINSWVKENKSKFKGISLDEIASYKGEEQRAIFRSLTPENQKQLWLEKSNKLLVMYPEQKEIFQDFDKFLKQKDFKTGLENNEIVFLFQLIEKGKKDYNWDEEFIGITFCTFEFVNDTHEYNIFKFLDDSFHQGGTRKPICNCKWGGMFACGAFECRGIECRDDGKKGCGFLLLEHCTAVCR